From a region of the Paralichthys olivaceus isolate ysfri-2021 chromosome 4, ASM2471397v2, whole genome shotgun sequence genome:
- the prodhb gene encoding proline dehydrogenase 1, mitochondrial isoform X2 produces MRTVCQRLVHLIITFDIKRLKEVSDIFTERKSSTLKQVLELKIMDLGKKILGQRAFNQFMKLTFYGQFVAGEDHRAIRPLIQKNQAFGVGSVLDYSVEEDITEEEADSCASAAEKESIGEDHGEEKLKAHQQLEERRRGGVTAARTYSDSYEAKCDRHMETFIKCIKASGGNSMDGFSAIKMTALGRPQFLLQLSEVLMKWQRFFAFLASQQGKDGVEALNQRLELNQLQESLTKLGAKGDFCGWFTDGKDKTSGTIDVLDWNSLIDDRTKTSDLLVVPNVQQDELEPLLEKFSTEEEEQMKRMLQRMDILAKHALENGVRLMVDAEQTYLQPAISKLTLAMQRIYNRDKPVIFNTYQCYLKEAYDNVSVDVELSRREGWYFAAKLVRGAYMYQERERAEEFGYEDPINPDYESTNIMYHRCLDYVLDEIAINRNANVMVASHNEDTVKHTIRRMNELGLVPTENKVYFGQLLGMCDQISFPLGQAGFPVYKYVPYGPVSEVMPYLSRRAQENRGFMKGVQKERGLLWKELKRRLSSGELLYRPAY; encoded by the exons ATGAGGACGGTTTGTCAGAGGCTTGTTCACTTGATCATAACATTCGATATAAAAAGGTTAAAGGAAGtcagtgacattttcacagagagaaagagctcaACACTAAAGCAGGTGCTAGAACTGAAG ATAATGGATCTGGGTAAGAAGATTCTGGGACAGAGAGCCTTCAACCAGTTCATGAAGTTGACGTTTTATGGCCAGTTTGTGGCCGGCGAGGACCACAGGGCGATCAGGCCGCTCATCCAGAAGAATCAGGCCTTCGGCGTCGGCTCTGTCCTGGACTACAGCGTCGAGGAGGACATCACCGAGGAGGAGGCGGA CTCATGTGcatctgctgcagagaaagagagcataG GCGAGGACCACGGAGAGGAGAAACTGAAAGCGCACCAGCAGTTGGAGGAGCGGCGTCGCGGGGGAGTGACTGCAGCCCGCACATATTCCGACAGCTACGAGGCCAAATGTGATCGGCATATGGAAACCTTCATCAAATGCATCAAAGCATCTG GTGGGAATTCAATGGACGGTTTTTCTGCGATCAAAATGACTGCTCTTGGACGACCTCAGTTTCTG cTCCAACTCTCAGAGGTCCTGATGAAATGGCAAAGATTTTTTGCCTTCCTGGCATCGCAGCAGGGGAAAGATGGTGTGGAAGCTTTAAATCAGAGGCTGGAGCTCAACCAACTACAG GAATCTTTGACCAAACTTGGTGCAAAAGGTGATTTCTGTGGCTGGTTTACTGACGGGAAAGACAAAACCTCTGG AACCATTGACGTGCTGGACTGGAACAGCCTAATAGACGACAGAACAAAGACATCGGACCTGCTCGTTGTCCCGAATGTTCAG CAAGACGAGCTGGAGCCTCTGCTGGAGAAGttcagcacagaggaggaggagcagatgaAGAGGATGTTGCAGCGTATGGACATTTTagcaaag CATGCCCTAGAGAATGGTGTTCGCCTGATGGTGGATGCAGAGCAAACGTATCTCCAGCCAGCTATCAGCAAACTGACATTAGCAATGCAGAGGATCTACAACAGAGACAAGCCTGTCATCTTCAACACGTACCAGTGCTACCTGAAG GAGGCCTATGACAACGTCAGCGTGGACGTAGAACTGTCACGACGCGAGGGTTGGTATTTTGCTGCCAAGCTTGTGCGTGGTGCCTACATGTACCAGGAGCGAGAGAGGGCCGAGGAGTTTGGCTACGAGGACCCTATCAACCCTGACTATGAGTCCACCAATATAATGTACCACAG GTGTCTGGATTATGTGCTGGATGAGATTGCAATCAACCGAAATGCCAACGTGATGGTTGCTTCCCATAATGaagacacagtgaaacacaccaTTCGAAG AATGAATGAGCTGGGTCTCGTTCCCACAGAGAACAAGGTGTACTTCGGTCAGCTCCTGGGAATGTGTGATCAGATCAGCTTCCCATTGG GCCAAGCAGGCTTCCCCGTCTATAAGTACGTCCCCTATGGCCCGGTGAGTGAGGTGATGCCCTACCTGTCTCGGAGAGCCCAGGAGAACAGAGGCTTCATGAAGGGCGTCCAGAAGGAGAGGGGGCTGCTGTGGAAGGAGCTGAAGCGCAGACTTTCCTCTGGGGAGCTTCTCTACAGACCGGCGTACTGA
- the scarf2 gene encoding scavenger receptor class F member 2, protein MEVKNCFAAVVALVCLFFCSSFSQELNPKGRNVCKAPGSSGVVCCSGWAQLGDECLTPLCEGNFTCKENEVCVRPNECRCRHGYFGASCDTKCPAQFWGPDCKGKCNCYPNGQCDDLTGACTCNHNRWGPNCENACMCQKGKCDQETGKCTCHPGVWGPQCNNNCYCSINSICDAMTGRCQCSPGWTGRNCAIQCNCNSSPCDQFTGRCQCRERLWGPRCERYCQCVHGKCNQADGSCTCTPGYRGKFCREPCPAGFYGQNCRNRCGHCKGQQPCKVTEGRCITCDRGWNGTRCDQLCSKGFFGDNCQEVCPTCRDGHHCDPIHGKCSHCNPGWIGDRCEVRCPNGTYGENCENNCSHCFNGICHVVTGECLCDPGFYGTYCNMTCQPGQYGVNCNQTCSCHDKDCDPVSGACYLQPNQRMGVIAAGTLVSFLLIVLLSLLCCCCLCRHKDDHNKKAKRILCGRFSRISTKLPRIPLRRQKLPKVVVAHHDPENTFNCSFIEPPSVAEQPSPSSWSSQESFSSFESGDEGPVYCVPHEESVNESKEKCSPSPAAERPEAVPNEEDAGEYTSLKDTSITKAEGSEQPLIKSSDSEGSTSGSESTTAALYARIARLSKSKEDDGSGKDGEGAPTPDTKRNGKPPPSPGKPKPRPPDPSTKPKISWIHGNATGTPQPEQQGQGGMKVLAVPKEKKRSSSDGSAKSEERQKMKERNREQQKKQEGKEADANGSPSKHKPLRGKKSGDEHSSPSHMEHINGVVQNALKKISNFHSSSSEKKSSDSPKETPKEPPKSPKLIHPHMNSEAATLLAAQLKEKTQSINRNEGTGLTKTNGLSTPKGNREKPTPPQKAKRNPSSGLCQQGSTKPLLPTSSSLQKMVAPVTTDLGTPEAKSPEKQDLNGSRSGDPALDPTPKKTPIKKPPRKKGKEGTLETPESKTPQQKTAIMPPQVVK, encoded by the exons ATGGAAGTGAAGAACtgttttgctgctgttgttgcgcTGGTTTGTCTCTTCTTTTGCTCCAGTTTCAGCCAAGAGCTCAACCCCAAAGGCAGGAATGTTTGCAAAGCACCGGG GTCGTCAGGAGTGGTGTGCTGCAGTGGATGGGCGCAGCTCGGGGATGAATGCCTGACAC CTCTCTGTGAAGGCAACTTCACCTGCAAGGAAAACGAGGTGTGTGTCAGGCCTAATGAATGCCGCTGTCGTCATGGATACTTCGGAGCTAGCTGTGACACTA AGTGCCCTGCCCAGTTCTGGGGTCCTGACTGCAAAGGGAAATGTAACTGCTACCCCAATGGCCAGTGTGACGACCTGACAGGCGCATGTACCTGCAACCACAACCGTTGGGGACCAAACTGCGAGAATGCGTGCATGTGCCAAAAGGGCAAATGTGATCAAGAGACGGGCAAATGCACATGCCACCCTGGCGTCTGGGGTCCTCAGTGCAACAACAACTGCTACTGCAGCATCAACTCCATCTGTGACGCCATGACAGGCCGCTGCCAGTGCAGCCCTGGCTGGACGGGGAGGAACTGTGCGATCCAGTGTAACTGTAACAGTTCACCATGTGACCAGTTCACGGGACGCTGCCAGTGCCGAGAGAGGCTGTGGGGCCCGCGGTGTGAACGGTACTGCCAGTGCGTCCACGGCAAATGCAATCAGGCCGACGGCTCGTGTACCTGCACGCCAGGATACCGTGGGAAGTTCTGCAGGGAACCGTGTCCAGCTGGATTCTACGGTCAAAACTGCAGGAACAg GTGCGGTCACTGCAAGGGCCAGCAGCCCTGCAAGGTGACGGAGGGACGCTGCATCACCTGCGACAGAGGCTGGAACGGGACGCGGTGCGATCAGCTCTGCTCCAAGGGCTTCTTTGGTGACAACTGCCAGGAAGTGTGTCCGACCTGCAGAGATGGACACCACTGCGACCCCATTCATGGCAAATGCTCGCACTGTAACCCCGGCTGGATTGGGGACag GTGCGAGGTGCGCTGCCCCAACGGCACATATGGCGAGAACTGCGAGAATAACTGCAGCCACTGTTTTAACGGCATCTGTCATGTTGTCACTGGAGAGTGCCTGTGTGACCCGGGGTTTTATGGCACCTA CTGCAATATGACCTGTCAACCTGGCCAGTATGGAGTGAACTGCAACCAAACCTGCTCTTGCCATGACAAGGACTGTGATCCTGTGTCTGGAGCCTGTTATCTAC AGCCCAACCAGCGGATGGGTGTGATTGCGGCTGGAACCCTGGTCTCCTTCTTGCTGATTGTCCTCCTCtcgctgctgtgctgctgctgcctgtgtcGACACAAAGACGACCACAA CAAAAAAGCCAAGCGGATCCTGTGTGGACGATTCAGCCGAATCAGCACTAAACTCCCCCGTATTCCACTGAGGCGACAGAAACTGCCCAAAGTAGTCG TAGCCCACCATGACCCAGAGAACACCTTCAACTGCAGCTTCATCGAGCCCCCCTCAGTGGCCGAGCagccctccccctcttcctggTCATCCCAGGAGTCCTTCTCTTCCTTTGAGAGTGGAGATGAGGGGCCGGTttactgtgtgccccatgaag AGTCGGTGAATGAAAGCAAAGAGAAGTGCAGCCCCAGCCCAGCAGCAGAAAGGCCCGAAGCTGTTCCTAATGAGGAGGATGCAGGGGAGTACACATCCCTGAAAGACACCAGCATCACCAAAGCAGAAGGCAGTGAGCAGCCCCTGATCAAGTCGTCTGACAGTGAGGGGTCCACCAGTGGTTCTGAGTCCACAACTGCGGCTCTCTATGCCCGCATAGCCCGCCTCTCCAAGTCCAAAGAGGATGATGGTAGTGGCAAGGATGGGGAAGGCGCTCCTACACCAGACACCAAGCGCAATGGAAAACCACCGCCTTCACCTGGCAAGCCTAAACCACGCCCTCCAGATCCATCGACTAAGCCCAAGATATCGTGGATACACGGTAATGCCACCGGGACTCCCCAGCCAGAGCAGCAGGGGCAAGGGGGGATGAAGGTCCTGGCAGTGccaaaggagaaaaagaggagctcAAGTGATGGCTCAGCCAAGAGTGAGGAGCGGCAGAAAATGAAGGAGAGAAACCGTGAGCAGCAGAAGAAACAGGAGGGGAAGGAGGCAGACGCCAATGGTTCACCCAGTAAACACAAACCTCTGCGAGGTAAGAAGTCTGGGGACGAGCACAGCAGTCCCAGTCACATGGAGCACATTAATGGTGTTGTTCAGAATGCCCTGAAGAAGATTAGTAACTTCCATAGCTCTTCATCTGAGAAGAAGAGCTCTGACAGTCCAAAGGAGACCCCCAAGGAGCCACCCAAGAGCCCTAAGTTAATCCATCCACATATGAACTCTGAGGCTGCCACACTGCTGGCTGCTCAGCTCAAGGAGAAAACCCAAAGCATCAACAGGAATGAGGGGACAGGCCTGACGAAAACCAACGGTCTCTCCACACCCAAGGGAAACCGAGAGAAGCCCACACCCCCACAGAAAGCCAAGAGGAACCCCTCCAGTGGATTGTGCCAGCAGGGCTCCACCAAGCCCCTGTTGCCCACCTCAAGCAGCCTACAGAAGATGGTGGCGCCCGTCACTACCGACCTCGGGACCCCGGAAGCCAAGAGCCCGGAGAAGCAGGACTTGAACGGCTCAAGGTCAGGGGACCCAGCGCTGGATCCTACACCAAAGAAAACTCCAATAAAAAAGCCACCCAGGAAGAAAGGCAAGGAGGGTACTTTGGAAACACCTGAAAGTAAAACACCACAGCAAAAGACTGCCATCATGCCACCACAGGTAGTGAAATAA
- the prodhb gene encoding proline dehydrogenase 1, mitochondrial isoform X1: protein MFCVKAPVLLSRTPGADRWLLSSRISLRRSSAQQTEQRRDEASSRGRVRRDSAPQCPGGRDGTTSASCSSRTRAANEISVDFDLTREAYKSKDSLELLRSLVVFKLCSYDILVDKNTEIMDLGKKILGQRAFNQFMKLTFYGQFVAGEDHRAIRPLIQKNQAFGVGSVLDYSVEEDITEEEADSCASAAEKESIGEDHGEEKLKAHQQLEERRRGGVTAARTYSDSYEAKCDRHMETFIKCIKASGGNSMDGFSAIKMTALGRPQFLLQLSEVLMKWQRFFAFLASQQGKDGVEALNQRLELNQLQESLTKLGAKGDFCGWFTDGKDKTSGTIDVLDWNSLIDDRTKTSDLLVVPNVQQDELEPLLEKFSTEEEEQMKRMLQRMDILAKHALENGVRLMVDAEQTYLQPAISKLTLAMQRIYNRDKPVIFNTYQCYLKEAYDNVSVDVELSRREGWYFAAKLVRGAYMYQERERAEEFGYEDPINPDYESTNIMYHRCLDYVLDEIAINRNANVMVASHNEDTVKHTIRRMNELGLVPTENKVYFGQLLGMCDQISFPLGQAGFPVYKYVPYGPVSEVMPYLSRRAQENRGFMKGVQKERGLLWKELKRRLSSGELLYRPAY, encoded by the exons ATGTTTTGTGTCAAAGCTCCGGTCCTCCTGTCGCGGACACCCGGGGCGGACAGATGGCTGCTCTCCAGCCGGATCAGCCTCCGCCGCTCCAGCGCCCAGCAGACGGAGCAGCGGCGGGACGAGGCGAGCAGCCGCGGCCGCGTTCGGCGCGACTCGGCCCCGCAGTGTCCTGGAGGAAGAGACGGCACCACctccgcctcctgcagctccaggaCCAGAGCTGCTAATGAGATCTCCGTAGACTTTGACCTGACCCGGGAGGCTTATAAGAGCAAAGACTCATTAGAGCTGCTCAGAAGTTTGGTGGTGTTCAAACTCTGCTCCTATGACATCCTGGTTGATAAGAATACAGAG ATAATGGATCTGGGTAAGAAGATTCTGGGACAGAGAGCCTTCAACCAGTTCATGAAGTTGACGTTTTATGGCCAGTTTGTGGCCGGCGAGGACCACAGGGCGATCAGGCCGCTCATCCAGAAGAATCAGGCCTTCGGCGTCGGCTCTGTCCTGGACTACAGCGTCGAGGAGGACATCACCGAGGAGGAGGCGGA CTCATGTGcatctgctgcagagaaagagagcataG GCGAGGACCACGGAGAGGAGAAACTGAAAGCGCACCAGCAGTTGGAGGAGCGGCGTCGCGGGGGAGTGACTGCAGCCCGCACATATTCCGACAGCTACGAGGCCAAATGTGATCGGCATATGGAAACCTTCATCAAATGCATCAAAGCATCTG GTGGGAATTCAATGGACGGTTTTTCTGCGATCAAAATGACTGCTCTTGGACGACCTCAGTTTCTG cTCCAACTCTCAGAGGTCCTGATGAAATGGCAAAGATTTTTTGCCTTCCTGGCATCGCAGCAGGGGAAAGATGGTGTGGAAGCTTTAAATCAGAGGCTGGAGCTCAACCAACTACAG GAATCTTTGACCAAACTTGGTGCAAAAGGTGATTTCTGTGGCTGGTTTACTGACGGGAAAGACAAAACCTCTGG AACCATTGACGTGCTGGACTGGAACAGCCTAATAGACGACAGAACAAAGACATCGGACCTGCTCGTTGTCCCGAATGTTCAG CAAGACGAGCTGGAGCCTCTGCTGGAGAAGttcagcacagaggaggaggagcagatgaAGAGGATGTTGCAGCGTATGGACATTTTagcaaag CATGCCCTAGAGAATGGTGTTCGCCTGATGGTGGATGCAGAGCAAACGTATCTCCAGCCAGCTATCAGCAAACTGACATTAGCAATGCAGAGGATCTACAACAGAGACAAGCCTGTCATCTTCAACACGTACCAGTGCTACCTGAAG GAGGCCTATGACAACGTCAGCGTGGACGTAGAACTGTCACGACGCGAGGGTTGGTATTTTGCTGCCAAGCTTGTGCGTGGTGCCTACATGTACCAGGAGCGAGAGAGGGCCGAGGAGTTTGGCTACGAGGACCCTATCAACCCTGACTATGAGTCCACCAATATAATGTACCACAG GTGTCTGGATTATGTGCTGGATGAGATTGCAATCAACCGAAATGCCAACGTGATGGTTGCTTCCCATAATGaagacacagtgaaacacaccaTTCGAAG AATGAATGAGCTGGGTCTCGTTCCCACAGAGAACAAGGTGTACTTCGGTCAGCTCCTGGGAATGTGTGATCAGATCAGCTTCCCATTGG GCCAAGCAGGCTTCCCCGTCTATAAGTACGTCCCCTATGGCCCGGTGAGTGAGGTGATGCCCTACCTGTCTCGGAGAGCCCAGGAGAACAGAGGCTTCATGAAGGGCGTCCAGAAGGAGAGGGGGCTGCTGTGGAAGGAGCTGAAGCGCAGACTTTCCTCTGGGGAGCTTCTCTACAGACCGGCGTACTGA